ACGGCCGGCCCTGGGGCTACGACCCGTTCTGGGGGCCTGGCTGGGGCGGTGGCTCTTTCGTGAACATCAACCTAGGGTGGGGCAACCGCTGGGGTGGCTTTTATAACCCGTACCGGCCCTGGGGCTGGGGCGGTGCCGGCTGGGGCTACGGCGGTTACTACCGCGGTTTCTACGACGGCTACTACTCCAATTACTACGGCAACAACTGGGGCTGGGGCGGCCGCAACCGCAACTGGGGTGGCATTGGCAACGATGGCCGCAACGCAAACTACCGCCCGCGCCGCGACCGGGGCGTGGAGGCCATCAACGCCGGTGATACGGGCGCTGGCCGCCCGCGCGTAGATGGGCCCACCGGTGGCCGCATGGCCAACACCGGCACTGTGCCCGGCTCCGCAGCACCCGCAACGCCGCGGGCCCGCGGCCGCGTGGAGGATGCACCCAGCACCGGCCCCGTTACGGGAGGCAGCACCACTACTACTGCCCCTCAACCCGGCCGGGGCCGCTTGTACCGCATCGTGGAAGGGGGCACCGTGCCCGCCGAGGGCGGTGGCCGCATCCCGTCGGGCACTACTGCCGATCAGCCCGCCAGCACCGGCTACGACCGGCGCCGCAGCCGCATCGACGAGGGCGGCAGCCCTGCCGGCCAGCCGCAACGCGAGGTAGATTACTCGCAGCCGCGCCCGCGCCGCGAGCGTGCCGCCGACTACAGCTCGCCCGCGCCCGAACGCCCCCGTAGCTACGACGCGCCCCAACGCTCTTACGAAGCTCCGCAGCGTTCTTACGAGGCGCCCACGCGCTCGTACGACCGCGGCAACAGCAGCGGCGGGTTTAACGGCGGCAATAGCGGAGGCAGCAACGGCGGCGGTAGCCGCGGCGGCCGTGGCCGTGTTGATTAAGCAGCGCCTTCCTTGCTAACGCTTTCGGAGTTCTTCTCTCAGCTATGAAACAATACTTCGTGGGGCTGGCCTTGCTGGGCTTGGCCAGCCCTCTTTTTGCCCAATCCGAAGCCGATGCGCTCCGGTACTCGCGGCTGCAGTTTGGCGGCACGGCCCGTACGCAGGCCATTGGGGGCGCCAACGTAGCCCTAGGTGCCGACCTCAACAACCTCAGCAGCAACCCGGCCGGCCTGGGTTTGTATCAGCGTTCGGAGTTTACGTTTTCGCCGGGCCTGGGCCTTGGCAGCAGCAAGGCGCAGGTAAGCAACGTGCAGGGCGCGCCAAGCCTTTCCGACGGGCGCAACAGCGTGCACCTGGCCAACGCGGGCTTGGTGTTCGTAAACCGCCGCCCCGATAGCGACAACAACCCCTGGCGCGGCGGCACGCTGGCTTTCGGCTTCACGCGCGTCAACGATTTCAACGCCAGCTTCAACTACCGCAGTAACATTGCCGACAACCGTTCGCTGTTCCAACGCTTCCGCGAACCTAGGGCCGGTGCCGGCCAGAGCCTGGGTGATGTGTACGACGACGTGGACCAGCAATTCGCGGATAACCAATACGCCACGCTCGACGGCCTGGCCTACGGCGCCTACCTCGTGAACTACGACCGGTTGCCCAACGGCAACTACGTCGTGAACACGCCCTCGGCCCTGCGCCGCTCGGTGGTGCGGCAAGAGGAAACCGTGCTGAACACCGGCTCGCAAACCCAGTTCGACGTGGGCTACGGCGGCAGCTACCGCGACAAGCTCTACATCGGGGGCGGGCTCGGCATCGTTACCACGCGCTTCAACTCCACGCGCGAGCTGCGCGAGGCCGATGAAGTGGGCACCAGCCGCTCGTTTGGCTCCTTGGTGCTGCGCGACGAGGTAGAAACCCGGGGCAGCGGCTTCAACGTGCGCCTGGGCGTGATTTACCGCCCGCTCGATTGGCTGCGCCTCGGAGCCTCGGCGCAGTCGCCCACGGCCTTTCAGCTCGACGATACCTACCAAACCTCGCTCGACGTGACGTTTAAAGAGCCGCTGCGGGTTGATGGGCAGAATATCAGCTCGGCCTCCGTAGCCACCGATGCCGACCTGGGGCGCTACAGCTACCGCCTTACCACCCCGTGGCGCCTGAATACCGGGGCGGCCGCCGTTATCGGCAAGTACGGCTTCGTGTCGGCCGATGTGGAGCTGCTCGATTACAGCCAGGCCCGCCTGCGCGGCGACTCGAACCTGGAGTTTGGCAGCAGCTACAGCTTTTCGGCTGAAAACGATGCCATTGGCCGCCAGTACCGCAACACCGTGAACGTGCGCGTGGGCGGCGAAGCCCGCCTCGATGCCTTCCGGTTGCGCCTGGGCTACGCCAACTACGGCGACCCGTACCGCAGCAGCGACTTCGACCGCACGCAGCAGTTCTTTACCGGCGGCGTGGGCTTGCGCCAGAAAAACCTGAGCCTCGACTTGGCCGGCGTGTACGGCCTCAGCGACCGGTACTACTCGCCCTACACCCTGGCCGACAACTCGCAGCCCGTGGTGAAAGTGCAGGGCAACCGCCTCAACACCACCCTTACCCTGGGCCTGCAGTTTTAAGCCGCGCACCTAGGGCCCGCTAATGGCAAAGGGGCAGCGCCGATGTCGGCGCTGCCCCTTTGCGGTTGCGGGCAGGCTGAGCACTTAGGGCTCAGCGGTTTACTTTCACATCGAGCACCACGGCAATGGGGCTTACGGTGCCCACTTCGCGCACCAGCAGCAGGCCGTCTTTGTTATCGGCCGTCCGGAAAGCCAGCACCTGATCCTTTTGCACGCGCAGGGAGCCGACGCGGTTGCCGGCCGCTGCCACGGCAGCGGTAATAGCCACGTCGGAGTTAATCTGGTTGAAGCTCGCGGGCGTGAGGGCCGTAAGCTGCAGGCCGGTGTTGCGGCGCGTGGCCCAGCTCCGCACCTTCAGGTTGGGGGCGGTTTCGGCCGCGGGGGCCGTGGGCGAGGCCAGCGTGGGTGCGGTTCCGTTGGGCACGTACACCAGGTCAATCAGCTCCTGAAACCCGCGGGCGTCGGTGGCGTGGGCGGGCAGCACCAGGCCGCGCGAGGTGGCCACGGCGGCGAGGCTGGTGCGGCGCACCGAGGGTTCGAGCCGGGCCGAGTAGCTCAGCCACGTCCGGATGGAGTCGGGCTGGCGCACGGTGAGCACGTAGCTGCGCCGGGTGGTTTGGCCCTCGGCGTCCTCCACGCGGTAGGTCCAGGTTTCGCGGCCCGAAATATTGCTGGTTTTTAGGCGGTTGCTGAACAGGAAAAAGTCGCGGCCGCTGATGAGCGTATCGAGGTACAGGCGCTCGGGCTCCTCCACGCGCGCCTCCTGGTTGTTCAGCCGGACCGAGTATTGCACCCCAATGCTGAAGCGCCGCAGCTTGGGGCTGCGCTGCTTTTCGCGCACTTCGGCAAACGTGCGCGTCCGAAAGGTGTCGCCGGGCGTGGTGGCGCGGGTATTGGTCAGCAGCGTGCCTTCCGAGATGAAATCCAGGAACGGCGCCGGCGACGGATCGGCCCCGCCGCAGCTGCCGAGCAGGGCAGGGGCGAGCAGAAGCAAAAGGTAAACGAGGCGTAAACGCATAGCTGAAACCAAAGGTCGGGGAAAGCGGCCGATTTGCGTACCTAGGGCAGCAAGCCGGCCATTGGTAAGCCCAACGGCGGCACCTAGGGCGGCGGGCGGTGTTTGTGTACCTTTAACGCCGCTACTGAGTTTTCTTACATGACCCACCGATTCAAGACCTTCGGCCTCGCGGCTGGCCTGCTGCTGAGCAGTGCGCCCGTGGCCGTGCTGGTGCCCGCGGCACCGGCGGTGGCGCAGCAGCGCCAGTCCATCACCCTCGAAGATATCTGGGCCAAAGGCACCTTCGCGCCCAAGCAGGTGCAGGGCTTTAACTGGATGCGCGACGGCCGCTACTACTCCTCGCTCGACAAAGGCGAGGTGGTGCAGCACGACGTAACCACCGGCCAGGCCACGCAAACCCTCGTATCGGCCCAGCAGCTACGGCCCCTAGGTGCGCAGCAGCCTATTGCCGTGGAGGGCTACGAGTTCAACGCCGACGAGCAGAAAATGCTCTTCAGCACCGATGTGGAGCCGATTTACCGCCGCTCCAGCAAGGCCAATTACTACGTGTACGACCGCGCCGGCCAAAAGCTGGTGCCGCTCAGCGCCGGGGGCAAGCAGAGCTACGCCACCTTCTCGCCCGACGGCCGCCGCGTGGCCTTCATGCGCCAGAACAACCTGTTTGTGGTTGACTTGCAGACCATGCAGGAAACCCCCATCACCACCGATGGCCAGGTAAACAAGCTCATCCACGGCGGCGGCGACTGGGTGTACGAGGAGGAATTTGAGGTATCGAAAGCCTTCCAATGGTCGCCCGACTCCCGGCAGGTGGCGTTCATCAGCTTCGACGAAAGCCGCGTGCCCGAGTACAACATGCAGGAGTGGGGCCCGCT
The sequence above is drawn from the Hymenobacter sp. YIM 151858-1 genome and encodes:
- a CDS encoding OmpP1/FadL family transporter, whose product is MKQYFVGLALLGLASPLFAQSEADALRYSRLQFGGTARTQAIGGANVALGADLNNLSSNPAGLGLYQRSEFTFSPGLGLGSSKAQVSNVQGAPSLSDGRNSVHLANAGLVFVNRRPDSDNNPWRGGTLAFGFTRVNDFNASFNYRSNIADNRSLFQRFREPRAGAGQSLGDVYDDVDQQFADNQYATLDGLAYGAYLVNYDRLPNGNYVVNTPSALRRSVVRQEETVLNTGSQTQFDVGYGGSYRDKLYIGGGLGIVTTRFNSTRELREADEVGTSRSFGSLVLRDEVETRGSGFNVRLGVIYRPLDWLRLGASAQSPTAFQLDDTYQTSLDVTFKEPLRVDGQNISSASVATDADLGRYSYRLTTPWRLNTGAAAVIGKYGFVSADVELLDYSQARLRGDSNLEFGSSYSFSAENDAIGRQYRNTVNVRVGGEARLDAFRLRLGYANYGDPYRSSDFDRTQQFFTGGVGLRQKNLSLDLAGVYGLSDRYYSPYTLADNSQPVVKVQGNRLNTTLTLGLQF